One segment of Pseudomonas asgharzadehiana DNA contains the following:
- a CDS encoding acireductone dioxygenase, whose translation MSYVAVYPVATPDTPNKVLTHFDDIAAILAEHGVRFERWQPSPIEKGASDAAMISAYQMQIDRLGYAQVQVLSITSDHPHKAELREQARKERRGEKDEVRFFIAGLGLFCLHIGDYVYAVRCEKNDLLMIPAGMAHWFDMGENPHFVALRLFHAGGEPELTGDSIASRFPGLDD comes from the coding sequence ATGAGTTATGTCGCCGTCTACCCCGTTGCTACACCGGATACCCCGAACAAGGTATTGACCCATTTCGACGACATCGCCGCCATCCTGGCCGAACACGGCGTACGGTTCGAGCGCTGGCAGCCCAGTCCGATCGAGAAGGGGGCCAGCGATGCGGCAATGATCTCGGCGTACCAGATGCAGATCGACCGCCTCGGCTACGCTCAGGTGCAAGTGCTCAGCATCACCAGCGACCACCCGCACAAAGCCGAGCTGCGCGAGCAGGCTCGCAAGGAGCGCCGCGGCGAGAAAGATGAGGTGCGTTTTTTCATCGCAGGCCTTGGTCTGTTTTGCCTGCACATCGGCGACTACGTGTATGCCGTGCGCTGTGAGAAAAACGACCTGCTGATGATTCCGGCGGGTATGGCGCATTGGTTTGACATGGGCGAGAACCCGCACTTCGTGGCCTTGCGGTTATTCCACGCGGGCGGTGAGCCGGAGTTGACCGGTGACTCAATTGCCAGTCGCTTCCCGGGTCTGGACGACTGA
- a CDS encoding MFS transporter, whose product MCASVPRCSASCDGLVVTALPYWRLSSFYLFYFALLGATAPFLALYFDHLGFSSARIGELVAIPMLMRCVAPNLWGWLGDYTGRRLAIVRFGAVCTLVSFSLIFVSQTYAWLALVMALHAFFWHAVLPQFEVITLAHLQKQTSRYSQIRLWGSIGFILAVVIMGRLFDRLSLDIYPVVIVVIMAGIVGASLWVPNAQPATHGSRVAGDGFLKQLRSPGVLAFYACVALMQMSHGPYYTFLTLHLEHLGYSRGVIGMLWALGVVAEVLMFLGMSRILTRFSVRRVLLASFLLAALRWLLLGSFAEFFWVLLLAQVMHAATFGSFHAAAIAFVQRSFDAKQQGQGQALYAALAGTGGALGALYCGYSWNLLGPTFTFSIASIAALAAAVIIGLRLHEQNQGTLQ is encoded by the coding sequence ATGTGCGCGTCAGTACCCCGGTGCTCGGCCAGCTGTGACGGGCTGGTTGTGACAGCCCTTCCTTATTGGCGCCTCTCCAGTTTCTACCTGTTCTATTTCGCCCTGCTGGGGGCGACGGCGCCATTCCTGGCGCTGTATTTCGATCACCTGGGGTTCTCCAGCGCGCGCATCGGCGAGCTGGTGGCCATTCCCATGTTGATGCGCTGCGTGGCGCCTAACCTGTGGGGCTGGCTGGGCGATTACACCGGCCGGCGCCTGGCCATCGTGCGGTTTGGCGCGGTGTGCACCCTGGTGAGTTTTTCGCTGATTTTCGTCAGCCAAACCTACGCCTGGCTGGCGCTGGTGATGGCCCTGCATGCGTTCTTCTGGCATGCGGTGCTGCCGCAGTTTGAAGTGATCACCCTGGCTCACCTGCAAAAACAAACCTCGCGCTATAGCCAGATCCGCCTGTGGGGCTCCATCGGTTTCATCCTTGCGGTGGTGATCATGGGCCGCCTGTTCGACCGGTTGAGCCTGGATATCTACCCGGTCGTGATCGTGGTGATCATGGCCGGCATCGTCGGCGCCAGCCTGTGGGTGCCGAACGCGCAGCCCGCCACCCACGGCAGTCGCGTCGCAGGCGACGGGTTCCTCAAGCAACTGCGCAGCCCTGGGGTATTGGCGTTTTACGCTTGCGTGGCGTTGATGCAAATGAGCCATGGCCCGTATTACACCTTCCTCACCCTGCATCTGGAACACCTGGGCTACAGCCGTGGCGTGATCGGCATGCTGTGGGCGCTGGGGGTGGTGGCCGAAGTGCTGATGTTCCTGGGCATGAGCCGTATCCTCACACGCTTTTCGGTACGCCGGGTGCTGCTGGCCAGCTTCCTGTTGGCGGCGTTGCGCTGGCTGCTGCTGGGGTCGTTTGCCGAGTTCTTCTGGGTGCTGTTGCTGGCGCAGGTGATGCATGCCGCGACTTTCGGCAGCTTCCATGCGGCGGCGATCGCCTTTGTGCAACGCAGTTTCGACGCTAAACAACAAGGCCAGGGCCAGGCGCTGTACGCCGCCCTGGCCGGCACCGGCGGCGCATTGGGCGCATTGTATTGCGGCTATAGCTGGAACCTGCTGGGGCCGACCTTCACCTTTAGTATTGCGAGCATCGCCGCCCTGGCCGCGGCCGTTATCATTGGCCTTCGATTGCACGAGCAGAACCAAGGAACCCTTCAATGA
- the aroC gene encoding chorismate synthase, with translation MSGNTFGKLFTVTTAGESHGPALVAIVDGCPPGLELSLEDLQRDLDRRKPGTSRHTTQRQEPDEVEILSGVFEGRTTGCAIGLLIRNTDQKSKDYSAIKDLFRPAHADYTYHHKYGERDYRGGGRSSARETAMRVAAGAIAKKYLATQGIVIRGYMSQLGPIEIPFKTWDSVDDNAFFSPDPDKVPELEAYMDQLRRDQDSVGAKITVVAEGVKPGLGEPIFDRLDAELAHALMSINAVKGVEIGAGFACVSQRGTEHRDELTPQGFLSNNAGGILGGISSGQPIVAHLALKATSSITTAGRSIDVHGNPVDVITKGRHDPCVGIRATPIAEAMMAIVLMDHLLRNRGQNADVRVSTPVLGQL, from the coding sequence ATGTCCGGCAATACCTTCGGCAAGCTGTTCACTGTCACCACCGCGGGCGAAAGCCATGGCCCGGCGTTGGTCGCCATTGTCGACGGCTGCCCGCCCGGCCTCGAGCTGTCTCTGGAAGACCTGCAGCGTGATCTCGACCGCCGCAAGCCCGGCACCAGCCGCCACACCACCCAGCGCCAGGAGCCCGACGAAGTCGAGATCCTCTCCGGCGTGTTCGAAGGCCGCACCACCGGCTGCGCCATCGGCCTCTTGATCCGCAACACGGATCAGAAGTCCAAGGATTATTCCGCGATCAAGGACCTGTTCCGGCCAGCCCACGCCGACTATACCTACCACCACAAATACGGCGAACGCGACTACCGTGGCGGCGGCCGCAGCTCGGCGCGTGAAACCGCCATGCGCGTGGCCGCCGGCGCCATCGCCAAGAAATACCTGGCCACCCAGGGCATCGTGATCCGTGGCTACATGAGCCAGCTGGGCCCGATTGAAATCCCGTTCAAGACCTGGGACAGCGTTGACGACAACGCTTTTTTCAGCCCGGACCCGGACAAAGTGCCGGAACTGGAAGCCTACATGGACCAGCTGCGCCGCGATCAGGACTCCGTTGGCGCCAAGATCACCGTGGTCGCTGAAGGGGTGAAGCCTGGCCTGGGCGAACCGATCTTCGACCGTCTCGACGCTGAGCTGGCCCATGCATTGATGAGCATCAACGCGGTCAAGGGCGTGGAAATCGGTGCGGGTTTCGCCTGCGTCTCCCAACGCGGCACCGAGCATCGCGATGAGCTGACCCCGCAAGGTTTCCTCAGCAATAATGCCGGCGGCATCCTCGGCGGTATTTCTTCCGGCCAGCCGATTGTGGCGCACCTGGCGCTCAAGGCCACGTCGAGCATCACCACTGCGGGCCGTTCGATCGATGTGCACGGCAATCCGGTGGACGTCATCACCAAGGGCCGCCACGACCCGTGTGTGGGCATCCGCGCCACGCCGATTGCCGAAGCGATGATGGCTATCGTGTTGATGGACCACCTGCTGCGCAACCGCGGGCAGAACGCCGATGTGCGCGTCAGTACCCCGGTGCTCGGCCAGCTGTGA
- a CDS encoding alpha/beta hydrolase: protein MMLRVLLLTLTLFTAVAHAASPVVLQRPISLDTGSGELFGSLLLPQSDKPVPVVLIIAGSGPTDRNGNSADGARNDSLKRLAWVLARHNIASVRYDKRGVAASLAATPDERNLTLDAYVADAVAWGQLLKTDKRMGPLIVLGHSEGALVAALAAPQLDPAGVISLSGSARPVDQVIRQQLADHLPPALLLRSNEILDHLKAGQVDTDVPGPLEGIFRPSVQPYLISLFRADPRAAFAKLRMPALIIQGTHDIQVGVGDAQQLKRAKPDAQLTVIEGMNHVMRIVPNEVKQQLASYNDPKLPLAAELGERVVRFIDELQPN from the coding sequence ATGATGCTTCGAGTCCTGCTTCTTACCCTGACCTTGTTTACCGCCGTGGCCCACGCCGCCTCCCCCGTCGTACTGCAACGCCCTATCAGCCTGGACACCGGCAGCGGCGAGCTGTTCGGCTCACTGCTGTTGCCACAGTCCGACAAGCCGGTGCCGGTGGTGCTGATCATCGCCGGTTCCGGCCCCACCGACCGCAACGGCAACAGCGCCGACGGCGCGCGCAACGACAGCCTCAAGCGCCTGGCCTGGGTACTGGCCCGGCATAACATCGCCAGCGTGCGCTATGACAAGCGCGGCGTGGCCGCCAGCCTCGCCGCCACCCCGGATGAACGCAACCTGACCCTTGATGCCTACGTCGCCGATGCGGTGGCCTGGGGCCAATTGCTCAAGACCGACAAACGCATGGGCCCGTTGATTGTGCTGGGCCATAGTGAAGGTGCGCTGGTGGCAGCCCTGGCTGCGCCGCAATTAGACCCGGCGGGCGTCATCTCGCTGTCCGGCAGCGCGCGCCCGGTAGACCAGGTGATCCGCCAGCAACTGGCCGATCACCTGCCCCCAGCCCTGCTGCTGCGCAGTAATGAAATCCTTGATCACCTGAAGGCCGGCCAAGTGGATACCGACGTGCCCGGCCCGCTGGAAGGCATTTTCCGGCCCAGCGTCCAGCCTTACCTGATCAGCCTGTTTCGCGCCGACCCTCGCGCGGCCTTTGCCAAACTGCGCATGCCTGCGCTGATCATCCAGGGCACGCATGATATCCAGGTAGGCGTCGGCGATGCCCAGCAACTGAAACGGGCCAAGCCGGACGCGCAGTTGACGGTGATTGAAGGCATGAATCATGTGATGCGCATCGTGCCCAACGAGGTGAAGCAACAACTGGCCTCCTATAACGACCCGAAGCTGCCCCTCGCCGCCGAACTGGGTGAACGGGTGGTGCGCTTTATCGATGAACTTCAACCCAATTAA
- the prmB gene encoding 50S ribosomal protein L3 N(5)-glutamine methyltransferase has product MITSRLRTLRDHIRWAVSRFHGEDLFFGHGTDNAWDEARQLVLGAVHLPWEIADSYLDCNLEEEEISHVQRLLHRRIHERVPTAYLLGEAWFCGMSFIVDKRVLIPRSPIGELIENRFEPWLAQPPARILDLCTGSGCIGIACAYEFPDAEVVLGDLSFEALEVANQNIERHGADERVYTVQGDGFDGLPGQRFDLIVSNPPYVDAEDFADMPDEYQHEPELGLACGDDGLNLVRRMLAEAADHLTEKGLLIVEVGNSQVHVEALYPEVDFAWLEFQRGGHGVFMLTAEQCRQHQAVFAARI; this is encoded by the coding sequence GTGATCACTTCCCGCCTGCGCACCTTGCGCGACCATATCCGTTGGGCTGTCAGCCGTTTCCATGGGGAAGACCTGTTTTTTGGACACGGTACCGACAATGCCTGGGACGAAGCCCGGCAATTGGTGCTCGGCGCCGTGCATTTGCCGTGGGAAATTGCCGACAGCTACCTGGACTGCAACCTGGAAGAAGAGGAAATCTCTCACGTTCAGCGCTTGCTGCATCGCCGTATCCACGAGCGCGTGCCCACCGCCTACCTGCTGGGTGAGGCCTGGTTCTGCGGCATGTCGTTTATCGTCGACAAGCGGGTGCTGATCCCGCGCTCTCCCATTGGAGAGTTGATCGAAAACCGCTTCGAACCCTGGCTGGCGCAGCCGCCGGCCCGCATTCTCGATTTGTGTACCGGCTCCGGCTGCATCGGCATTGCCTGCGCCTACGAGTTCCCGGACGCCGAAGTGGTGCTGGGCGACTTGTCCTTCGAAGCCTTGGAAGTGGCTAACCAGAACATTGAGCGCCATGGCGCCGACGAGCGCGTGTACACCGTGCAGGGCGATGGCTTCGACGGCCTGCCGGGCCAGCGCTTTGACCTGATTGTGTCGAACCCGCCGTATGTGGATGCCGAAGACTTCGCCGACATGCCCGACGAATACCAGCACGAGCCGGAACTGGGCCTGGCCTGTGGTGACGACGGCTTGAACCTGGTGCGACGGATGCTCGCCGAAGCGGCGGACCACCTGACCGAGAAAGGTTTGCTGATTGTCGAAGTGGGCAACAGCCAAGTGCACGTCGAGGCGCTGTACCCGGAAGTGGACTTTGCCTGGCTGGAGTTCCAGCGCGGTGGGCACGGCGTGTTTATGCTCACTGCCGAGCAGTGCCGCCAGCACCAGGCGGTGTTTGCGGCGCGTATCTAA
- a CDS encoding cysteine hydrolase family protein, with product MSVPKTMFQLSGRGYAAANLNHATLVIIDAQKEYLSGPLALSGMDAAVGNIKQLVDAARNAGRPIVHVRHLGTVGGLFDPQGERGEFIPGLEPEGDETIIGKLLPSAFHGTGLEKHLQDLGSLDLIVCGFMSHSSVSTTVRAAKNLGFRCTLVEDACATRDLPYKGGILSAEHVQQTEMAIMADNFATLALTKDLI from the coding sequence ATGTCCGTTCCAAAGACGATGTTTCAACTCAGCGGTCGCGGTTATGCAGCAGCCAACCTCAACCATGCGACCCTCGTGATCATCGACGCCCAGAAGGAATACCTCAGCGGCCCGCTCGCCCTTTCGGGCATGGACGCCGCCGTCGGCAACATCAAACAATTGGTTGACGCGGCACGCAACGCCGGGCGCCCGATCGTGCATGTGCGCCACCTGGGCACCGTCGGCGGCCTGTTTGACCCGCAAGGCGAGCGCGGGGAATTCATTCCCGGCCTTGAGCCCGAAGGCGACGAAACCATCATCGGCAAGTTGCTGCCGAGCGCCTTCCACGGCACTGGCCTGGAAAAACACCTGCAGGACCTCGGCTCCCTGGACCTGATCGTGTGCGGTTTCATGAGCCACTCCAGCGTCAGCACCACGGTGCGCGCCGCCAAGAACCTGGGTTTTCGCTGCACGCTGGTGGAAGACGCCTGCGCCACCCGCGACCTGCCCTATAAAGGCGGCATCCTGAGCGCCGAGCACGTGCAGCAGACTGAAATGGCGATCATGGCGGACAACTTCGCCACCCTCGCGCTGACCAAGGATCTGATCTGA
- a CDS encoding Smr/MutS family protein translates to MQDDDFSLFKNELRGVKPIKHDRADTGKPKADRAQIATLRQAATVRTHATTVDGLSDQFVIDVGPEDELMWARDGVQESQMRKLKAGQIPFEGSLDLHGMTVEKARETLWAFLAEATKFEIRCVRVTHGKAVRLDGKRPMIKSHVNTWLRQHAQVLGFTSCQARHGGAGAVYVMLKRTMMEGRDE, encoded by the coding sequence ATGCAAGACGACGATTTTTCCCTGTTCAAAAACGAGCTGCGCGGCGTCAAGCCGATCAAGCACGACCGCGCCGACACCGGTAAACCCAAAGCTGATCGCGCGCAGATCGCCACGCTGCGCCAGGCCGCTACCGTGCGTACCCACGCCACCACCGTGGATGGCCTGTCGGATCAGTTCGTGATTGATGTCGGGCCCGAAGACGAGCTGATGTGGGCCCGCGACGGCGTGCAGGAAAGCCAGATGCGCAAGCTCAAGGCTGGCCAGATCCCATTCGAAGGCAGCCTGGACCTGCACGGCATGACCGTGGAAAAAGCCCGGGAAACCCTGTGGGCCTTCCTCGCCGAAGCCACCAAATTCGAAATCCGCTGCGTGCGCGTCACCCACGGCAAGGCCGTGCGACTGGACGGCAAGCGGCCGATGATCAAGAGCCACGTCAATACCTGGCTGCGCCAGCATGCCCAGGTACTCGGCTTTACCTCCTGCCAGGCCCGTCACGGCGGCGCGGGCGCGGTGTATGTGATGCTCAAGCGC